The following are encoded together in the Coffea arabica cultivar ET-39 chromosome 1c, Coffea Arabica ET-39 HiFi, whole genome shotgun sequence genome:
- the LOC113729272 gene encoding uncharacterized protein: MENTSSLICTKVTPFSLTLANKKFISSLRPSNKHIDCKLALKNSGAQKSFKTQWNIPLNTSSSCSTVFNLSPNGVTSRFVIQCSSYSDVKTSPGSPNPVIIALKNVSFESLKSTLLNLTPFEVCKWSLAFSIAVAASRWTINVLFSPFFWMYFSWTWLFWPWMVAISLAIYGLYCFNRHLHGNANAFQQLSIVTAAFTWLTLVPPAHFNGFLEGWPIVFFFVYHYFFFFNVSVRKRLYGDYYPREHDPAWDITLPRWQKLLFCVGVMVGHWFAAFEGPELHLVPGGWSNLGIWILIMLTLFMQYHSTLYLAKYSEKVVVPTSVVLFGPYRFVRHPIYASTMLLFVTYFAAMRAPLSALFIVAVCIFYYGQKAKLEELMMVKTFGQMYTGYANKVRYKFIPFVY, encoded by the coding sequence ATGGAAAACACGTCTTCTTTGATCTGCACCAAGGTAACGCCTTTTAGCTTGACGCTTGCCAACAAgaagttcatttcttctctcAGACCTTCCAACAAACATATTGATTGCAAATTGGCTTTGAAGAACTCTGGTGCCCAGAAAAGTTTCAAAACCCAATGGAATATCCCTCTAAACACTTCCTCTAGCTGCAGCACCGTTTTCAATCTCTCCCCCAACGGTGTTACCAGTCGATTCGTTATTCAATGCTCTTCATATTCTGATGTAAAAACAAGCCCAGGCTCTCCGAACCCAGTCATCATAGCCCTCAAAAACGTTTCTTTCGAGTCACTAAAATCGACCCTTTTAAATTTAACCCCATTTGAGGTATGCAAATGGTCTTTGGCTTTCTCCATTGCAGTTGCAGCCTCAAGGTGGACTATCAATGTGCTATTCAGCCCTTTCTTCTGGATGTATTTTAGCTGGACTTGGTTGTTTTGGCCTTGGATGGTAGCTATTAGTCTTGCAATTTACGGTCTTTACTGCTTTAACAGGCATTTACACGGCAATGCCAATGCTTTTCAGCAGCTTTCAATTGTTACTGCAGCATTTACTTGGCTCACTTTAGTACCCCCAGCACATTTCAATGGTTTTCTCGAAGGATGGCCTATTGTGTTTTTCTTTGTTTACCActacttctttttcttcaatgtGAGCGTCCGAAAGCGGTTGTATGGTGATTATTATCCCAGAGAGCATGATCCCGCGTGGGATATTACCCTGCCCAGGTGGCAAAAACTCTTGTTCTGTGTTGGAGTGATGGTTGGCCATTGGTTTGCAGCATTTGAGGGGCCAGAATTACATCTTGTTCCTGGTGGCTGGAGTAATTTGGGCATTTGGATTTTGATAATGTTGACATTGTTTATGCAGTACCACTCCACGTTGTATTTGGCAAAGTATTCAGAGAAGGTAGTTGTGCCGACTTCTGTTGTGCTGTTTGGGCCATATCGGTTTGTCCGCCATCCAATTTATGCGTCCACGATGCTTTTGTTCGTCACTTACTTTGCCGCAATGCGAGCACCCTTGAGCGCATTGTTTATAGTTGCAGTCTGCATATTCTATTACGGGCAAAAGGCAAAACTAGAGGAACTCATGATGGTGAAAACCTTTGGACAGATGTACACTGGATACGCGAATAAAGTTAGGTACAAATTTATCCCCTTTGTCTACTAG
- the LOC113729263 gene encoding ATP-dependent zinc metalloprotease FTSH 10, mitochondrial-like, producing MIFSKLSRSLSRSSASRNVINGRFRGRSAIWDNGNFGGFDVKKLNNSEFGGKLGLLREYLASVGGKSGQFPKASYFLDFNYVIANPRLRRFFSSEAPKKKKYENFYPKDKKETPKENGQKSESKEGGNADGNNNFQDTIMKLAQNLITPLLVVAIILSSLSISPREQKQISFQEFKNKLLEPGLVDHIVVSNKSVARVYVRSKPRNLSHEDAEEGAPFGSSNPSGENTSRYKYYFNIGSVESFEEKLEEAQEALGIDPHDYVPVTYASEMVWYQELMRFAPTLLLLGSLMYMGRRMQGGLGVGGSGGKGARGIFNIGKAQITKVDKNAKNKVYFKDVAGCDEAKQEIMEFVHFLKNPKKYEQLGAKIPKGALLVGPPGTGKTLLAKATAGESGVPFLSMSGSDFMEMFVGVGPSRVRNLFQEARQCAPSIIFIDEIDAIGRARGRGGFSGGNDERESTLNQLLVEMDGFGTTSGVVVLAGTNRPDILDKALLRPGRFDRQISIDNPDIKGREQIFQIYLKKIKLDQEPSYYSQRLAALTPGFAGADIANVCNEAALIAARTEETQVKMEHFDAAIDRIIGGLEKKNKVISKLERRTVAYHESGHAVVGWFLEHAEPLLKVTIVPRGTAALGFAQYVPNENLLMTKEQLFDMTCMTLGGRAAEQVLLGKISTGAQNDLEKVTKMTYAQVAVYGFSEKVGLLSFPQRDEFEMTRPYGSKTAAIIDAEVREWVGKAYNRTVELIEEHKERVAKIAELLLEKEVLHQDDLVQVLGKRPFESAEVTNYDRYKQGFEEEVQKTKQAIDDRTTNDDGPSPLEPEVVPA from the exons ATGATATTTTCCAAACTCAGCCGTTCATTATCTCGCTCCTCTGCTTCTAGG AATGTGATAAATGGTCGGTTTAGAGGAAGGTCAGCGATTTGGGATAATGGgaattttggaggatttgatgTAAAAAAGCTTAATAATAGTGAGTTTGGTGGAAAGTTAGGGCTTTTGAGGGAATATTTAGCTTCTGTTGGGGGAAAAAGCGGACAATTTCCTAAAGCTTCATATTTTTTGGATTTCAATTATGTTATTGCCAACCCTAGATTACGTAGATTTTTCTCCAGTGAAGCTCCCAAGAAAAaga AGTATGAGAATTTTTATccaaaagacaagaaagaaaCTCCCAAAGAAAATGGGCAGAAATCAGAGTCTAAAG AGGGTGGAAATGCAGATGGTAACAACAATTTTCAGGATACTATTATGAAGCTGGCACAAAACTTAATTACACCATTATTAGTGGTTGCAATAATACTGTCATCATTGTCAATCAGCCCTCGCGAACAGAAACAA ATTAGCTTTCAGGAGTTCAAAAATAAGCTTCTTGAACCAGGTTTGGTGGATCACATTGTGGTTTCAAATAAATCAGTTGCAAGAGTATATGTGAGAAGCAAACCACGGAATCTGAGTCATGAAGATGCTGAAGAAGGTGCACCGTTTGGAAGCAGCAACCCTTCTGGAGAGAACACCAGTCGCTATAAGTATTATTTCAATATTGGAAGTGTTGAATCTTTTGAGGAGAAGCTGGAGGAAGCCCAGGAAGCACTGGGAATAGATCCTCATGACTATGTACCAGTTACATATGCATCTGAAATGGTTTGGTACCAGGAATTAATGAGGTTTGCACCAACACTGTTGCTTCTGGGTTCCCTGATGTACATGGGGAGGAGAATGCAAGGTGGTCTAGGTGTGGGAGGTTCTGGTGGAAAAGGTGCACGTGGAATATTCAATATAGGGAAAGCTCAAATTACGAAAGTTGATAAGAATGCTAAAAACAAG GTTTATTTCAAAGATGTTGCTGGCTGTGATGAAGCAAAGCAGGAGATAATGGAGTTTGTGCACTTCCTtaaaaacccaaagaaatatGAGCAGCTGGGGGCAAAAATTCCTAAAGGTGCTCTGTTGGTTGGTCCTCCAGGCACTGGTAAAACTCTTTTGGCAAAAGCAACTGCAGGTGAATCTGGAGTGCCATTTTTATCCATGTCTGGCTCAGATTTCATGGAAATGTTTGTTGGTGTTGGGCCTTCAAGGGTTAGAAATTTATTCCAAGAGGCAAGGCAGTGTGCACCtagtataatttttattgaTGAAATTGATGCCATTGGTCGGGCAAGGGGACGTGGCGGTTTTTCTGGAGGTAATGATGAGCGTGAAAGTACTCTTAACCAGTTGCTTGTTGAAATGGATGGATTTGGAACCACATCTGGGGTGGTGGTTCTTGCTGGTACCAATAGACCTGATATTCTAGACAAAGCCTTGTTAAGGCCTGGTCGATTTGATCGACAAATTAGCATAGATAACCCTGACATCAAAGGTCGTGAACAGATATTTCAAATCTACTTGAAAAAGATCAAACTTGATCAGGAGCCATCCTATTATTCACAGAGACTTGCTGCCCTTACTCCTGGATTTGCTGGTGCGGATATTGCAAATGTTTGTAATGAAGCTGCTTTGATTGCTGCAAGGACCGAGGAAACACAGGTGAAAATGGAACATTTTGATGCAGCCATAGATAGAATAATTGGTGGTCTGGAGAAGAAAAACAAG GTCATCAGCAAACTTGAACGCCGTACTGTAGCTTACCATGAATCTGGTCATGCTGTTGTTGGCTGGTTTCTAGAACATGCAGAACCCTTGTTGAAGGTAACAATTGTTCCTCGTGGTACTGCAGCACTTGGCTTTGCTCAGTATGTCCCCAATGAGAACCTTCTTATGACAAAGGAACAACTTTTTGACATGACATGCATGACTCTTGGTGGTCGTGCTGCAGAACAG GTTCTGTTGGGTAAAATATCAACCGGAGCCCAGAATGACCTGGAAAAAGTGACAAAAATGACATATGCCCAAGTTGCTGTCTATGGTTTTAGCGAGAAGGTGggtcttctttcttttcctcagaGGGATGAATTTGAGATGACCAGACCTTATGGTAGCAAGACCGCAGCAATTATAGATGCTGAAGTACGTGAATGGGTTGGCAAGGCTTATAACCGAACTGTTGAACTGATTGAGGAACACAAGGAGCGTGTAGCTAAAATTGCTGAACTGTTGCTGGAGAAAGAGGTTCTTCATCAGGATGACTTGGTCCAAGTACTTGGTAAACGACCTTTTGAATCAGCTGAGGTAACAAATTATGACAGATACAAGCAAGGGTTTGAAGAGGAAGTTCAGAAGACTAAGCAGGCTATTGATGATAGAACTACAAATGATGATGGGCCATCACCTCTTGAACCAGAGGTTGTTCCTGCTTAA
- the LOC113729255 gene encoding uncharacterized protein C24B11.05-like has translation MEKDSYQQVSGQKYECVLFDVDDTLYALSSGISAETTKNIAEYMVTKLGIDQTNVTEMALQLYKDYGTTMAGLRAIGYDFDYDDYHSFVHGRLPYEMLKPDPVLRNLLHSLPIRKVIFSNGNEAHVAQVVSRLGLEDCFDGVICFETLNPTYNSSEPNNDDVSELPKTPVICKPFEEAFEKAFKIAGINPEKTLFFDDSIRNLKTAKSTGLHTIWVGSSHRTTGVDHALESIHNMREALPELWEAIGAADVCSTEKAAIETPVRA, from the exons ATGGAAAAGGATAGCTACCAGCAAGTATCAGGGCAAAAATATGAATGCGTTCTTTTTG ATGTTGATGATACCCTTTATGCTCTAAGCTCTGGGATATCTGCAGAAACAACAAAAAACATTGCTG AGTATATGGTCACAAAGCTTGGCATAGATCAGACCAATGTTACTGAAATGGCATTGCAACTATACAAGGATTACGGAACAACAATGGCTGGTTTGAGG GCCATTGGTTACGACTTTGACTATGATGACTATCATAG TTTTGTACATGGACGACTACCTTATGAGATGTTAAAGCCTGATCCGGTCTTAAGGAACCTTCTGCACAGCTTGCCGATTCGCAAAGTG ATATTCTCAAATGGAAATGAAGCCCATGTTGCTCAGGTAGTTAGTAGACTTGGATTAGAGGACTGCTTTGACGGAGTCATTTGTTTTGAGACTTTAAATCCTACTTACAATAGCAGTGAACCCAATAATGATGATG TTTCAGAACTCCCAAAGACTCCAGTTATCTGCAAACCATTTGAGGAGGCCTTTGAGAAGGCTTTTAAGATAGCTGGGATAAACCCTGAGAAGACT TTGTTCTTTGATGATTCTATTCGTAATCTTAAGACTGCAAAGAGCACAGGGCTCCATACCATTTGG GTCGGATCCTCTCACCGAACAACTGGAGTAGATCATGCACTTGAAAGCATCCACAATATGAGAGAGGCATTGCCTGAGCTATGGGAAGCAATTGGAGCAGCAGATGTTTGCTCCACTGAAAAAGCTGCAATTGAAACTCCAGTTAGAGCTTAA